A portion of the Scleropages formosus chromosome 15, fSclFor1.1, whole genome shotgun sequence genome contains these proteins:
- the pkdccb gene encoding extracellular tyrosine-protein kinase PKDCC → MVAPSVLLCVAALFALSFISLSFFAREWDVRVNARALATGLLHSDAFPASTRQLLLQELQERRAKLLPDLTCSGEDRFAELRRRALVSRPAAAGGRRNCVDSATENTHSRQLECSELRRVHEAVLLGLGYTKAVFGAVLRNGLSVALKSVNAQGADMSACLRDLGDASACYELVSCKLSREIVLLQSLQHPNIIQLYGYCHPGKRGGGVMSALEQGSPLQMIQLLQTPWEERFRVCLGLVRLLDYLSTSPLGSVVLLDFQPRQFVLVSGELKLTDLDDASIGDPVCSTDADCVLHFPLRNFSIACSSEGICKGLNEKRNLYNSYRYFFTYLLPHRAPPALQYLIERIMNSTGELKGGINDTLEDFEELLHLYKSGLYLENLPSSIIKDYTVAKRTRAAGGKAYRCWPSYDHSGCVLSVHGAHEAALLCHSHRECACFTLGSRRTWTGRILASFTSSFDDLVPDVNSEVYVKKAGASDPAL, encoded by the exons ATGGTCGCTCCGAGCGTCCTGTTGTGCGTCGCGGCGCTTTTCGCCCTTTCCTTCATTTCACTGAGCTTCTTCGCGCGCGAGTGGGATGTGCGCGTGAACGCGAGGGCTCTCGCCACAGGACTGCTGCATTCGGACGCGTTCCCTGCCTCCACCAGGCAACTGTTGCTCCAGGAGCTCCAGGAAAGGCGCGCCAAACTACTACCGGACCTCACGTGCTCTGGAGAGGACAGGTTCGCGGAGCTGCGCCGCCGTGCGCTGGTGTCACGGCCCGCGGCggcaggaggaaggaggaatTGCGTGGACTCGGCCACGGAGAACACGCATTCGCGCCAGTTGGAGTGCAGCGAGCTGAGGCGCGTCCACGAAGCGGTGCTCCTGGGTTTGGGCTACACGAAAGCAGTTTTCGGGGCGGTACTGCGCAACGGACTGTCCGTGGCGCTCAAGAGCGTGAACGCGCAGGGCGCCGACATGAGCGCGTGCCTGCGGGACCTGGGCGATGCGAGCGCCTGTTACGAGCTCGTCTCCTGTAAACTGAGCCGAGAAATCGTGCTCCTGCAGAGCCTGCAGCATCCCAACATCATCCAG CTCTATGGCTACTGCCATCCAGGCAAGCGAGGTGGTGGGGTCATGTCTGCCCTTGAGCAGGGCTCTCCACTCCAGATGATCCAGCTACTCCAGACCCCTTGGGAGGAACGCTTTCGG GTTTGCTTGGGATTGGTGAGGCTGCTGGACTACCTTTCCACATCACCACTGGGCTCTGTGGTCCTCCTGGATTTCCAGCCCCGGCAGTTCGTTTTGGTGTCTGGGGAGCTCAAGCTAACTGACCTTGATGATGCCAGTATTGGTGACCCAGTCTGTAGCACTGATGCTGACTGTGTGCTCCACTTCCCACTCCGTAACTTTAGCATCGCCTGTTCTTCTGAGGGCATTTGCAAAGGACTTAATGAAAAGAGGAACCTCTACAATTCTTACAG GTATTTTTTCACCTATCTGCTTCCTCATCGTGCTCCACCTGCACTGCAGTATTTGATTGAGCGAATTATGAATTCAACTG GGGAGCTGAAAGGTGGCATAAATGATACACTGGAGGACTTTGAAGAGCTGCTCCATCTGTACAAGTCTGGGCTTTACCTGGAGAACCTGCCATCATCCATAATCAAAG ATTACACAGTGGCCAAAAGAACGAGGGCTGCAGGGGGCAAGGCCTACAGGTGCTGGCCCTCTTACGATCACAGTGGCTGTGTGCTCTCAGTCCATGGTGCTCACGAAGCTGCCCTCCTCTGCCACTCTCATCGCGAGTGTGCTTGCTTCACCCTTGGCAGTCGGAGAACCTGGACAG